In a single window of the Pseudoxanthomonas sp. F37 genome:
- a CDS encoding DoxX family protein yields the protein MVAHTASVVRPGTTSAGLLVLRLAAGGFLLPHGLGKLLGWFGGPGIAGFAAELQHFGLPSAPPLPLLLAALQTLLGLMVVVGACTRIAALGSAAFLGVTVALNLSHGWFWMHGGIEYPLLWLLASLAVALTGAGALSFDALRAARRGSAHGH from the coding sequence ATGGTCGCCCACACCGCTTCCGTTGTGCGTCCGGGCACGACATCGGCCGGCTTGCTGGTGCTGCGCCTGGCTGCCGGCGGCTTCCTGCTGCCGCATGGCCTGGGCAAGTTGCTGGGCTGGTTCGGCGGACCCGGTATCGCAGGATTCGCGGCCGAACTCCAGCACTTCGGCCTGCCCTCCGCGCCGCCGTTGCCCCTGCTGCTCGCGGCGCTGCAGACCCTCCTGGGCCTGATGGTGGTCGTGGGTGCATGCACGCGCATTGCGGCGCTGGGTTCGGCGGCGTTCCTCGGCGTTACCGTCGCCCTGAACCTCTCGCATGGCTGGTTCTGGATGCACGGCGGCATCGAGTACCCGCTGCTATGGTTGCTGGCCAGCCTCGCGGTCGCGCTGACCGGCGCGGGCGCCCTGTCCTTCGACGCCCTGCGCGCGGCACGCCGGGGGAGCGCGCATGGCCATTGA
- the dapA gene encoding 4-hydroxy-tetrahydrodipicolinate synthase, translating into MHLSGSITALATPFLASGELDLHAWRALLQQQVDGGTQGVVVAGSTGEAAALSDEEYDTLLRIAVEALRGRIPVLAGTGQMNTAKTIAATRRASAGGAQFALVVTPPYVRPTQAGLLAHYRAVADQGGLPVVLYNVPGRTGCDLLPETVAELVDHPGIVGIKEARAEPERMAALLALRREGFAILSGDDPTAARAMLAGADGLISVGSNALPRTFRRLCDLARAGRADAVAALDAQLQEIYGFLGVESNPIPVKALLQRAGFGQGLRLPLLPLSAPHTATADRLATLVQSLEAQSSRDDLAA; encoded by the coding sequence TTGCACCTTTCCGGCAGCATCACCGCACTGGCCACGCCGTTCCTGGCGTCGGGCGAGCTCGACCTGCACGCCTGGCGCGCGCTGCTGCAACAGCAGGTGGACGGTGGAACGCAGGGCGTGGTGGTGGCGGGCTCCACCGGCGAGGCCGCGGCCCTGTCCGACGAGGAATACGACACCCTGCTGCGCATCGCGGTGGAAGCGCTGCGCGGGCGCATCCCGGTGCTGGCGGGTACCGGCCAGATGAACACCGCCAAGACCATCGCCGCCACCCGCCGCGCGTCGGCCGGTGGCGCGCAGTTCGCGCTGGTGGTGACGCCGCCCTACGTGCGCCCCACCCAGGCAGGCCTGCTGGCGCACTACCGCGCCGTGGCCGACCAGGGCGGCCTGCCGGTGGTGCTGTACAACGTGCCGGGCCGGACCGGCTGCGACCTGCTGCCCGAAACCGTGGCGGAGCTGGTGGACCACCCCGGCATCGTCGGCATCAAGGAAGCGCGCGCCGAGCCCGAGCGCATGGCTGCGCTGCTGGCCTTGCGCCGTGAAGGATTCGCCATCCTCAGCGGCGACGACCCGACCGCCGCGCGCGCCATGCTGGCCGGTGCCGACGGCCTGATTTCGGTGGGTTCCAACGCTTTGCCGCGTACGTTCCGCCGGCTGTGCGACCTGGCCCGCGCGGGCCGGGCCGACGCCGTGGCCGCGCTGGATGCGCAGCTGCAGGAGATCTACGGGTTCCTGGGCGTGGAATCCAATCCCATTCCGGTGAAGGCGCTGTTGCAGCGGGCCGGCTTCGGCCAGGGCCTGCGCCTGCCGCTGTTGCCGCTGTCCGCCCCCCATACCGCCACCGCCGACCGGCTCGCCACATTGGTGCAGTCGCTCGAAGCACAATCCAGTCGCGACGATCTCGCGGCCTGA
- a CDS encoding pirin family protein — MITLRPAHERGHANHGWLDSWHSFSFANYFDDKHVHWGPLRVINEDRVAAGRGFGEHGHRDMEIISYVLEGALGHKDSMGNSSSIVPGDVQRMSAGTGVQHSEFNYSQTGTTHFLQIWIIPDRQGVQPSYEEKSFPATDKQGRLRLVVSPDGADGSVSIHQDARMYAGLFDGSEKAELRLADGRLGYVHIARGEATVNGQALKAGDALLYRDEPLVSIERGIGAEVLVFDLPAMQ; from the coding sequence ATGATCACCCTCCGCCCTGCCCATGAGCGCGGCCACGCCAACCATGGCTGGCTGGATTCCTGGCACAGCTTCTCCTTCGCGAACTACTTCGACGACAAGCACGTCCATTGGGGGCCGCTGCGCGTGATCAACGAGGACCGTGTGGCCGCCGGTCGCGGCTTCGGCGAGCATGGCCATCGCGACATGGAGATCATCAGCTACGTGCTGGAGGGCGCGCTGGGCCACAAGGATTCGATGGGCAACAGTTCCAGCATCGTGCCCGGCGACGTGCAGCGCATGAGCGCCGGCACCGGCGTGCAGCACTCGGAGTTCAACTACAGCCAAACCGGCACCACGCACTTCCTGCAGATCTGGATCATCCCCGACCGCCAGGGCGTGCAGCCCTCGTACGAGGAGAAGTCGTTCCCCGCCACCGACAAGCAGGGCCGCCTGCGCCTGGTCGTCAGTCCCGATGGTGCCGACGGTTCGGTCAGCATCCACCAGGATGCACGCATGTACGCGGGCCTGTTCGATGGCAGCGAGAAGGCGGAACTGCGCCTGGCGGATGGCCGGCTCGGCTACGTGCACATCGCGCGCGGCGAGGCGACCGTCAACGGGCAGGCGCTGAAGGCCGGCGATGCGCTGCTGTACCGCGACGAGCCGCTGGTCAGCATCGAACGCGGCATCGGCGCCGAAGTGCTGGTGTTCGACCTGCCGGCGATGCAGTAA
- the wrbA gene encoding NAD(P)H:quinone oxidoreductase: protein MAKVLILYYSAYGHIETMAYAVAEGVRAGGASVDVKRVPELVPEDVARKSHYKLDQPAPVASIAELADYDAIIVGTGTRFGRMASQMANFLDQAGGLWAKGALHGKVGAAFTSTATQHGGQETTLFSIITNLLHFGMVIVGLDYGYAGQMKLDEVTGGSPYGTTTIAGGDGSRQPTGNELDAARYQGRRVAETAIKLHG from the coding sequence ATGGCCAAGGTCCTGATCCTCTACTACTCCGCCTACGGGCACATCGAGACGATGGCCTACGCGGTGGCTGAAGGCGTGCGCGCCGGCGGCGCGAGCGTCGACGTCAAACGCGTGCCGGAACTGGTGCCGGAGGACGTGGCGAGGAAATCCCACTACAAGCTCGACCAGCCCGCACCGGTGGCCTCCATCGCCGAACTGGCCGACTACGACGCCATCATCGTCGGTACCGGCACGCGCTTCGGGCGAATGGCCTCGCAGATGGCCAACTTCCTGGACCAGGCCGGCGGCCTGTGGGCCAAGGGCGCCCTGCACGGCAAGGTCGGCGCCGCGTTCACCTCGACCGCCACCCAGCATGGCGGCCAGGAGACCACGCTGTTCTCCATCATCACCAACCTGCTGCATTTCGGCATGGTGATCGTGGGGCTGGATTACGGCTACGCCGGACAGATGAAACTGGACGAAGTCACCGGCGGCTCGCCCTACGGCACGACCACCATCGCCGGCGGCGACGGATCGCGCCAGCCCACCGGGAACGAACTGGACGCCGCGCGCTACCAGGGCCGGCGCGTGGCCGAGACCGCGATCAAGCTGCACGGCTGA
- a CDS encoding glycine cleavage system protein R, translating into MTDSTPRPSPTENHLLITAYTTHPESPLLSVTRRIADSGCNLVDARLATVGRDVSVTALATGSWDAVAKLEAMLSRLERDEGLKLVFYRTGPKVVQSNLLPYIVEVVAADKPGILFQLADFFDRQGITIENLQSTRYRAMQTGAEMFSAQVTIGVPANMHIAALRDDFLEFCDHLNLDAIMDPMKF; encoded by the coding sequence TTGACCGATTCCACGCCCCGGCCTTCGCCGACCGAAAACCACCTGCTGATCACCGCCTACACGACGCATCCGGAATCGCCGCTCCTGTCGGTGACGCGCCGGATCGCCGACAGCGGCTGCAATCTGGTGGATGCCCGGCTGGCCACCGTGGGCCGCGACGTGTCCGTCACGGCGCTGGCCACCGGTTCGTGGGACGCGGTCGCCAAGCTGGAGGCCATGCTGTCGCGCCTGGAGCGCGACGAGGGCCTGAAGCTGGTGTTCTACCGCACCGGTCCGAAGGTGGTGCAGTCCAACCTGCTGCCCTACATCGTGGAAGTGGTGGCCGCCGACAAGCCGGGCATCCTGTTCCAGCTGGCCGACTTCTTCGACCGCCAGGGCATCACCATCGAGAACCTGCAGAGCACGCGCTACCGCGCCATGCAGACCGGTGCCGAGATGTTCTCGGCCCAGGTCACCATCGGGGTGCCGGCCAACATGCACATCGCCGCGCTGCGCGACGATTTCCTCGAATTCTGCGACCATCTGAACCTGGACGCGATCATGGATCCGATGAAGTTCTGA
- a CDS encoding XapX domain-containing protein yields the protein MNGKFIAGLLLGFAIGFGCRAFGVPVPAPPVLVGALLVVAMTSGYMLADRALVRREARHRRDCGGPTGHGVRSDRP from the coding sequence TTGAACGGAAAATTCATCGCCGGCCTGCTGCTGGGCTTCGCCATCGGTTTCGGCTGCCGTGCGTTCGGGGTGCCGGTACCGGCACCGCCGGTGCTGGTCGGCGCGCTGCTGGTGGTGGCGATGACCAGCGGTTACATGCTGGCCGACCGCGCGCTGGTCCGGCGCGAAGCGCGGCATCGACGCGACTGCGGCGGACCTACCGGCCACGGCGTGCGGAGCGACAGGCCATGA
- a CDS encoding DUF1427 family protein has protein sequence MITALVGIVLALAIGIACRWLDIPVPAPPRLQGALLVVAMTAGFLVADRLLG, from the coding sequence ATGATCACGGCACTGGTGGGCATCGTGCTTGCCCTGGCCATCGGCATCGCCTGCCGCTGGCTCGACATCCCGGTGCCCGCACCTCCGCGTCTGCAGGGTGCACTGCTGGTGGTGGCGATGACGGCGGGTTTCCTGGTCGCAGACCGATTGCTGGGCTGA
- a CDS encoding MFS transporter, with the protein MSAPATHGPWSPLGQPTFRALWLAILVGNIGTWIHDVAAAWVMAETTDSPLMVAAVQSATTLPVVLLAVIAGTLADIVDRRRYLILAQLWMLLVASTLAVLAHLDRLGPWVLVALTFALGIGAAMAMPAQQATTPELVPKPMLGPAVALGSLSMNIARAIGPALGGLIVAQAGIAWAFAVNALTFLGVAVVLWRWRRAPATSVLPPETFGVALRAGLRYATRASVLQAVLVKAAWFFTFASALTALLPIVVKQDLHASAGTYGLLLGCIGAGAIGGAMLLPGLRTRMDPDRMVLLATLAYAACILAIALLRWVPLLYAIALLAGFAWIAVLSSLQIAAQTAVPAWVRARALSLYIVVFSGGMAAGSLGWGWLAQTFGTPRALLAAGLGTAVAALVGARFRLGEAAHVNVTPSGHWPQPVVGPDLHDDRGPVLVTIEYRIDPARRATFLQRMQPLGRARRRNGALQWGVAEDSTQPGVYLEYFVDASWREHLRQHERVTEDERALQDALLETLADPAQRPLVRHFIGGAPGVAPPSAAPAQGGLA; encoded by the coding sequence ATGTCCGCACCTGCCACTCACGGCCCGTGGTCCCCGCTGGGACAGCCCACGTTCCGCGCGCTCTGGCTGGCCATCCTGGTCGGCAACATCGGTACGTGGATCCATGATGTCGCCGCCGCCTGGGTCATGGCCGAAACGACGGACTCGCCGCTGATGGTCGCCGCGGTGCAGTCGGCCACCACCCTGCCGGTGGTCCTGCTGGCGGTCATCGCGGGCACGCTGGCCGACATCGTGGACCGGCGACGCTATCTCATCCTGGCGCAGCTGTGGATGCTGCTGGTCGCCAGCACGCTGGCCGTGCTCGCCCACCTGGACCGCCTGGGCCCCTGGGTCCTGGTGGCGCTGACGTTCGCGCTGGGCATCGGCGCGGCGATGGCGATGCCGGCGCAGCAGGCCACCACGCCGGAACTGGTGCCCAAGCCGATGCTGGGCCCCGCGGTCGCGCTGGGCTCGCTGAGCATGAACATCGCGCGCGCCATCGGGCCGGCGCTGGGCGGCCTGATCGTGGCGCAGGCCGGCATCGCGTGGGCCTTCGCCGTCAACGCACTGACCTTCCTCGGCGTGGCGGTGGTGCTGTGGCGCTGGCGCCGCGCGCCGGCCACCTCGGTGTTGCCGCCGGAAACCTTCGGTGTCGCCCTGCGCGCCGGACTTCGCTACGCCACGCGCGCCAGCGTACTGCAGGCGGTCCTGGTGAAGGCTGCGTGGTTCTTCACCTTCGCCAGCGCACTGACGGCGTTGCTCCCGATCGTCGTGAAGCAGGACCTGCACGCGAGCGCGGGCACGTACGGCCTGCTGCTCGGCTGCATCGGCGCGGGCGCCATTGGCGGCGCGATGCTGCTGCCCGGCCTGCGCACGCGCATGGACCCGGACCGGATGGTGTTGTTGGCGACGCTGGCGTATGCCGCGTGCATCCTTGCCATCGCGTTGCTGCGCTGGGTGCCCCTGCTGTACGCCATCGCACTGCTGGCCGGCTTCGCCTGGATCGCGGTGCTGTCTTCGCTGCAGATCGCCGCGCAGACCGCGGTGCCGGCCTGGGTACGCGCACGCGCGCTGTCGCTGTACATCGTGGTGTTTTCCGGCGGCATGGCGGCGGGCAGCCTGGGCTGGGGCTGGCTGGCGCAGACCTTCGGCACGCCGCGCGCGTTGCTGGCCGCCGGCCTCGGCACCGCCGTGGCCGCACTCGTCGGCGCACGCTTCCGCTTGGGCGAAGCCGCGCATGTCAACGTGACGCCGTCCGGCCATTGGCCGCAGCCGGTGGTCGGCCCGGACCTGCACGACGATCGCGGTCCGGTGCTGGTGACGATCGAATACCGCATCGACCCCGCGCGGCGCGCGACCTTCCTGCAGCGCATGCAACCGCTCGGACGCGCGCGCCGCCGCAACGGCGCGCTGCAATGGGGCGTGGCCGAGGACAGCACGCAACCCGGCGTGTATCTGGAGTATTTCGTCGACGCTTCGTGGCGCGAACACCTGCGCCAGCACGAACGCGTGACGGAGGACGAGCGCGCCCTCCAGGACGCCTTGCTGGAGACGCTGGCCGATCCCGCGCAGCGGCCCCTGGTACGGCATTTCATCGGCGGCGCGCCGGGCGTGGCCCCGCCCTCCGCTGCTCCCGCCCAAGGAGGCCTTGCTTGA
- the fdxA gene encoding ferredoxin FdxA — MPFVVTENCIKCKYTDCVEVCPVDCFHEGPNFLVIDPDECIDCTLCEPECPINAIYPEDDVPAGQEGYVALNAELSRAWPVITTRKDPLPDAKEWEGKPGKLPLLER, encoded by the coding sequence ATGCCCTTCGTCGTCACCGAAAACTGCATCAAGTGCAAGTACACCGACTGCGTGGAAGTCTGCCCGGTGGACTGTTTCCACGAAGGCCCGAACTTCCTGGTGATCGATCCGGACGAATGCATCGACTGCACGCTCTGCGAACCCGAATGCCCCATCAACGCCATCTATCCCGAGGACGACGTGCCTGCGGGCCAGGAAGGCTATGTGGCGCTGAATGCGGAACTCTCGCGCGCATGGCCGGTGATCACCACGCGCAAGGATCCGCTGCCCGACGCGAAGGAATGGGAAGGCAAGCCGGGCAAGCTGCCGCTGCTCGAACGCTGA
- a CDS encoding hydrolase → MPTASPAAGKTLLTPADHTLVLIDHQSQMAFATHSIDVAMLRNNVALVAKGAAGFGVSTLLTTVAEKSFSGPLFPEIPDAFPDANVLDRTTMNCWEDAAVVAAVNASGKGRIVLGGLWTSVCIVGPALSALDQGFEVYVIADACGDVTGEAHERAMQRMIQAGVRPLTSVQYLLELQRDWARSATYDLTTGIAKLHGGGYGLGIQYAKRMFGASEGGH, encoded by the coding sequence ATGCCCACCGCCTCTCCTGCCGCCGGCAAGACCCTGCTCACGCCGGCCGACCACACCCTGGTCCTGATCGACCACCAGTCGCAGATGGCCTTCGCCACGCATTCCATCGACGTGGCCATGCTGCGCAACAACGTCGCGCTGGTGGCCAAGGGCGCCGCCGGGTTCGGCGTATCGACGCTGCTGACGACGGTCGCCGAGAAGTCCTTCTCCGGCCCGCTGTTCCCGGAAATCCCCGACGCGTTCCCGGACGCGAACGTGCTGGACCGCACCACCATGAACTGCTGGGAGGATGCGGCCGTCGTGGCCGCGGTGAATGCCTCCGGCAAGGGCCGCATCGTCCTGGGGGGGCTGTGGACCAGCGTATGCATCGTCGGACCGGCGCTGTCGGCGCTGGACCAGGGCTTCGAGGTGTACGTGATCGCCGACGCCTGCGGCGATGTCACCGGCGAAGCGCACGAACGCGCGATGCAGCGCATGATCCAGGCCGGCGTGCGGCCGCTGACCAGTGTGCAGTACCTGCTGGAACTGCAGCGCGACTGGGCACGCAGCGCCACCTACGACCTCACCACCGGCATCGCCAAGCTGCATGGCGGCGGCTACGGCCTGGGCATCCAGTACGCCAAGCGCATGTTCGGCGCGTCCGAGGGCGGCCACTGA
- a CDS encoding amidohydrolase, whose product MADLILRNARITTLDATQPSASAIAFADGRVLAVGDEAQVMAHARDTTRVIDAGGRRLVPGLNDSHTHLIRGGLNYNLELRWDGVRSLADAMAMLKAQVAVTPAPQWVRVVGGFSESQFAEKRLPTLDELNAAAPDTPVFILHLYDRALLNRAALRAVGYTKDTPDPPGGEIQRDKAGHPTGLLLARPNALILYATLAMGPRLPAEYQLNSTRHFMRELNRLGITSVIDAGGGFQNYPEDYRIIEQLHAEGQLTVRIAYNLFTQKKGEELADFQRWSAMVKPGQGDDLLRHNGAGEMLVFSAADFEDFREPRPDLPATLEGELANVVRFLAEQRWPFRIHATYDESITRVLDVYEQVNREVPFDGLHWIVDHAETISPRNIERVRALGGGIAIQHRMAYQGEFFAQRYGSDALRHTPPVRRMLQAGVPVGAGTDATRVASYNPWVALYWLVSGRTLGGLQMYGDDNRLERQEALQLWTHGSAWFSTEQARKGRLAPGQFADCALLSADYFTVAEDDIPDITSVLTVVDGRIVHATGPFAPHAPALPAPMPDWSPVNRFGGYQGGTLAQASAALAHAHGPACRVHAHGHAHTHAAHHAVPTRDLQAFWGALGCACFAF is encoded by the coding sequence ATGGCCGACCTGATCCTGCGCAATGCGCGCATCACCACGCTGGATGCGACACAGCCCTCCGCCAGCGCGATCGCCTTCGCCGATGGCCGCGTGCTGGCGGTGGGCGACGAGGCCCAGGTGATGGCGCATGCCCGCGACACCACCCGCGTGATCGATGCCGGCGGTCGCCGACTGGTGCCGGGCCTCAACGACAGCCACACCCACCTGATCCGCGGCGGCCTGAACTACAACCTGGAATTGCGCTGGGACGGCGTGCGCTCGCTGGCCGACGCCATGGCGATGCTGAAGGCGCAGGTGGCGGTCACGCCAGCGCCGCAGTGGGTGCGCGTGGTGGGCGGCTTCAGCGAATCGCAGTTCGCCGAGAAACGCCTGCCGACGTTGGACGAGTTGAACGCCGCAGCGCCGGATACGCCGGTCTTCATCCTGCACCTGTACGACCGCGCGCTGCTCAACCGTGCTGCACTGCGCGCGGTGGGCTATACCAAGGACACGCCGGACCCGCCGGGCGGCGAGATCCAGCGCGACAAGGCCGGCCATCCCACCGGCCTGCTGCTGGCCCGGCCCAACGCGCTGATCCTGTACGCGACGCTGGCGATGGGGCCGCGGCTGCCGGCCGAGTACCAGCTCAACTCCACCCGCCATTTCATGCGCGAGCTCAACCGCCTTGGCATCACCTCGGTGATCGATGCCGGCGGCGGTTTCCAGAACTATCCGGAGGACTACCGCATCATCGAACAGCTGCACGCCGAGGGGCAGCTGACGGTGCGCATCGCCTACAACCTGTTCACCCAGAAGAAGGGCGAAGAGCTGGCCGATTTCCAGCGCTGGTCGGCGATGGTCAAACCCGGCCAGGGCGACGACCTGCTGCGCCACAACGGCGCCGGCGAAATGCTGGTGTTCTCGGCGGCGGACTTCGAGGATTTCCGCGAGCCGCGCCCCGACCTGCCGGCGACGCTGGAAGGCGAACTGGCGAACGTGGTGCGCTTCCTGGCCGAACAGCGCTGGCCGTTCCGCATCCATGCCACCTACGACGAGAGCATCACCCGCGTGCTCGACGTCTACGAGCAGGTGAACCGGGAAGTGCCGTTCGACGGCCTGCACTGGATCGTCGACCACGCCGAAACCATCTCGCCGCGCAACATCGAGCGCGTGCGCGCGCTCGGCGGCGGCATCGCCATCCAGCACCGCATGGCCTACCAGGGCGAGTTCTTCGCGCAGCGCTACGGCAGCGACGCGTTGCGGCACACGCCGCCGGTGCGGCGGATGCTGCAGGCCGGGGTACCGGTGGGCGCCGGCACCGACGCCACCCGGGTCGCCAGCTACAATCCGTGGGTGGCGCTGTACTGGCTGGTCAGCGGGCGCACGCTCGGTGGGTTGCAGATGTACGGCGACGACAACCGGCTGGAGCGCCAGGAGGCGCTGCAGCTGTGGACGCACGGCAGCGCCTGGTTCTCCACCGAGCAGGCGCGCAAGGGCCGACTGGCGCCGGGCCAGTTCGCCGATTGCGCGCTGCTGTCGGCCGACTACTTCACGGTGGCCGAGGACGATATTCCCGATATCACCAGCGTGCTGACCGTGGTGGATGGACGCATCGTGCACGCCACCGGGCCGTTCGCGCCGCATGCGCCCGCCCTGCCCGCACCGATGCCGGACTGGTCGCCGGTCAACCGCTTCGGCGGCTACCAGGGCGGAACGCTCGCGCAGGCCAGCGCGGCGCTTGCGCATGCGCATGGCCCGGCCTGCCGCGTGCACGCGCACGGACATGCACACACCCATGCGGCGCACCACGCCGTCCCCACGCGCGACCTGCAGGCCTTCTGGGGCGCGCTCGGCTGCGCGTGCTTCGCGTTCTGA
- a CDS encoding AraC family transcriptional regulator: MDAPPSLFLRETVAPAFPFTLPAISGSAPLQAHEAQAGARGLSPRALARALDYIEHHIGDTLTLADIASAACISRFHFARLFRVSTGRSPMEFVLAKRIALAKEQLARGPQKISATAASLGFFDQSHFTRTFRRMTGYSPREFCHLHTPVTRSA; encoded by the coding sequence GTGGATGCTCCCCCGTCCCTGTTCCTGCGCGAGACCGTCGCGCCCGCTTTTCCCTTCACCCTGCCGGCCATCTCAGGGTCGGCACCCCTCCAAGCACATGAAGCCCAGGCTGGCGCCCGGGGCCTGAGTCCGCGGGCGCTGGCACGCGCGCTGGACTACATCGAGCACCACATCGGCGACACCCTCACCCTCGCCGACATCGCCAGCGCCGCCTGCATCAGCCGCTTCCATTTCGCCCGCCTGTTCCGCGTCAGCACCGGGCGCAGCCCCATGGAGTTCGTGCTGGCCAAGCGCATCGCGCTGGCGAAGGAGCAACTGGCCCGCGGTCCGCAGAAGATCTCGGCCACGGCCGCATCGCTGGGCTTCTTCGACCAGAGCCATTTCACCCGCACCTTCCGTCGGATGACGGGCTATTCGCCGCGCGAGTTCTGCCACCTGCACACGCCGGTAACCCGATCCGCGTAA